Proteins encoded within one genomic window of Halomonas sp. YLGW01:
- a CDS encoding aldehyde dehydrogenase family protein, translating to MIYASPGSADALVSFAERYGNFIDGEFKAPLKGQYFDNVSPVNGEVFCQIPRSTAEDIDLALDAAHRAAPAWGRTSAAERGNILLKIADRLEQNLEMLAVAETWDNGKAVRETLNADLPLAVDHFRYFAGCIRSQEGTATDLDHNTVSYHFHEPLGVVGQIIPWNFPILMATWKLAPALAAGNCVVLKPAEQTPASILKVMELIHNLLPPGVVNIVNGYGAEAGQALASSPRIAKIAFTGSTPVGSHILKCAAENIIPSTVELGGKSPNIYFADIMNAEPAFIDKAVEGLVLAFFNQGEVCTCPSRALIQESMYDDFMARVMERTQSIKRGNPLDTEVQVGAQASQEQFDKILSYMEVAREEGAEFLTGGHVERVEAAFDKGFYIQPTLLKGHNKMRVFQEEIFGPVVAVTTFKDEAEALAIANDTEFGLGAGVWSRDMNVAFRMGRGIQAGRVWTNCYHQYPAHAAFGGYKKSGVGRETHKLALEHYQQTKNLLVSYDINPLGFF from the coding sequence ATGATCTACGCCTCCCCTGGCAGCGCCGACGCACTGGTATCTTTTGCCGAGCGCTATGGCAACTTCATCGACGGTGAGTTCAAGGCGCCCCTCAAGGGGCAGTACTTCGATAACGTCAGCCCGGTGAATGGCGAGGTGTTCTGCCAGATCCCGCGTTCCACGGCCGAGGACATCGACCTGGCGCTGGATGCCGCCCACCGTGCCGCCCCGGCCTGGGGGCGCACCTCGGCGGCCGAGCGCGGCAATATCCTGTTGAAGATCGCCGATCGCCTCGAGCAGAACCTCGAGATGCTGGCCGTGGCCGAGACCTGGGACAACGGCAAGGCGGTGCGCGAGACCCTCAACGCCGACCTGCCGCTGGCGGTGGATCACTTCCGCTACTTTGCCGGCTGCATCCGGTCTCAGGAAGGCACCGCCACCGACCTGGACCACAATACCGTCTCCTACCACTTTCATGAGCCGCTCGGGGTGGTGGGGCAGATCATTCCCTGGAACTTCCCGATCCTGATGGCCACCTGGAAACTGGCTCCGGCACTCGCCGCCGGCAATTGCGTCGTCCTGAAGCCTGCCGAACAGACCCCGGCCTCGATCCTCAAGGTGATGGAGCTGATCCACAACCTGCTGCCACCCGGGGTGGTCAATATCGTCAACGGCTACGGCGCCGAGGCCGGCCAGGCGCTGGCCAGCAGCCCGCGCATCGCCAAGATCGCCTTCACCGGTTCCACGCCGGTCGGCTCGCATATCCTCAAGTGCGCCGCCGAGAACATCATTCCCTCTACCGTGGAGCTCGGCGGCAAGTCACCGAACATCTACTTCGCCGACATCATGAATGCCGAGCCCGCCTTCATCGACAAGGCGGTGGAAGGCCTGGTGCTGGCCTTCTTCAATCAGGGCGAGGTCTGTACCTGTCCGTCCCGGGCGCTGATCCAGGAGAGCATGTACGACGACTTCATGGCGCGGGTGATGGAGCGCACGCAGTCGATCAAACGCGGCAATCCGCTGGATACCGAGGTGCAGGTGGGGGCTCAGGCTTCCCAGGAGCAATTCGACAAGATCCTCTCCTACATGGAAGTCGCCCGCGAGGAGGGCGCCGAGTTCCTGACCGGCGGCCATGTGGAGCGTGTCGAGGCGGCCTTCGACAAGGGCTTCTATATCCAGCCGACCCTGCTCAAGGGCCACAACAAGATGAGGGTCTTCCAGGAGGAGATCTTCGGCCCGGTGGTGGCGGTGACCACCTTCAAGGATGAGGCGGAGGCACTCGCCATCGCCAACGACACCGAATTTGGCCTCGGTGCTGGGGTCTGGAGCCGCGACATGAACGTGGCCTTTCGCATGGGCCGCGGCATCCAGGCCGGGCGGGTGTGGACCAACTGCTACCATCAGTACCCGGCGCATGCCGCCTTCGGCGGTTACAAGAAGTCCGGTGTGGGCCGCGAGACCCACAAGCTGGCCCTCGAGCACTACCAGCAGACCAAGAACCTGCTAGTCAGCTATGACATTAACCCGCTGGGCTTCTTCTAG
- a CDS encoding DEAD/DEAH box helicase family protein, whose product MTASLRVWQRRCIDTALEHFLSTSHFFCQATPGAGKTRMAAELTRCLLDQGKIDLVLCFAPSCQVVDGFRSTFSAVLGKRLDGLLGAVGGAYTYQAMEYRDEIFWRLLDDYRVFVVFDEIHHCAGHDPLLSNAWGQQILQRIQDRAVFTLALSGTPWRSDDRAIALARYLSPKGQLICDYRYGLQEAIADGVCRSPRILLLDNQQVALTEAVETENTVRLFPNIAELLGESPVTYEDLLRHDEVIEQLLARGSDKLDALRRSQPEAAGLVVATDIEHAQQIAQALDARGESWCVVTSKTPNAQRVINAFRHSDCRWIVAVGMISEGTDIPRLQVCCFLSRIRTELHYRQVLGRILRRMGEADDQAWLFMLAETTLQRFAERIADDLPEDLAVLSQVPMPAAAASPASGGKEEGNAADCSNDFNFEQDLEKASPSAYSLGDFADEPSYQVSFSQHYRQLLLTCF is encoded by the coding sequence ATGACGGCATCGCTGAGAGTCTGGCAGCGCCGGTGTATCGACACGGCACTGGAGCACTTCCTTTCCACATCGCATTTCTTCTGCCAGGCGACCCCCGGTGCCGGCAAGACACGCATGGCGGCGGAGCTGACCCGATGCCTGCTTGACCAAGGCAAGATCGATCTGGTGCTCTGTTTCGCACCGTCGTGCCAGGTCGTCGACGGCTTCCGCTCGACCTTTTCGGCGGTGCTCGGCAAGCGTCTGGACGGCTTGCTCGGCGCGGTGGGGGGGGCTTACACCTATCAAGCCATGGAGTACCGCGATGAGATCTTCTGGCGACTGCTCGACGACTATCGCGTGTTCGTCGTTTTCGACGAAATCCATCACTGCGCCGGCCATGATCCCCTGCTGAGCAACGCCTGGGGGCAACAGATCTTGCAGAGGATCCAGGATCGGGCCGTCTTCACCTTGGCGCTATCCGGCACGCCGTGGCGCTCTGATGACCGCGCCATTGCCCTGGCGCGTTACCTATCTCCGAAGGGGCAGCTGATCTGCGACTATCGGTATGGTCTGCAGGAAGCCATCGCGGACGGAGTGTGCCGTTCGCCCCGCATTCTGCTTCTGGACAACCAACAAGTTGCGCTCACGGAAGCAGTCGAAACCGAGAACACCGTTAGGTTGTTCCCCAATATCGCCGAGCTGCTGGGGGAGTCGCCTGTCACTTACGAAGACTTGCTGCGCCATGACGAGGTGATTGAACAACTGCTCGCGCGAGGGAGCGACAAGCTGGACGCGCTTCGCCGAAGCCAGCCAGAGGCAGCGGGCCTGGTAGTCGCCACCGATATCGAACATGCCCAGCAGATAGCGCAGGCGCTTGACGCCAGAGGGGAAAGTTGGTGCGTCGTGACTAGCAAAACCCCGAATGCTCAGCGGGTCATCAATGCATTCCGACACAGCGATTGCCGCTGGATCGTCGCAGTCGGGATGATCAGCGAGGGGACCGATATCCCCCGCTTGCAGGTATGCTGCTTTCTCAGCCGCATCCGTACCGAGCTACACTACCGGCAGGTATTGGGTAGAATCCTGCGGCGCATGGGCGAAGCCGATGATCAAGCCTGGCTGTTCATGCTGGCGGAAACGACGCTACAGCGATTCGCGGAACGCATTGCCGACGATCTACCGGAGGATCTTGCCGTGCTGAGCCAGGTACCGATGCCTGCGGCCGCAGCTAGCCCAGCGTCGGGCGGCAAGGAGGAGGGAAACGCTGCGGATTGCAGCAATGACTTTAATTTTGAACAAGACCTGGAGAAGGCCTCCCCGAGCGCTTACTCGCTAGGCGACTTTGCTGACGAGCCGAGCTATCAGGTCAGTTTTTCGCAGCATTACAGGCAGTTGCTGCTGACTTGTTTTTGA
- a CDS encoding tyrosine-type recombinase/integrase, with protein MDLFFSTNKFKLNGLSYPGFPILVSAEGKVVEEALDFCIAHLIKRGRVQSKKSWITYGKALYQFFGWCEVNGIDWRDVGNDREATILAEFRDWNLSPEGGSLAAATVNARLRLLCAFYRYAANTGWVTTVPYAMETVTVRQPKGFLAHVDASGGKHTSPDIMLKTPRTVIRVLSKHQSVDLLNAITNPTHKLIVRLALTTGLRREELATFPLKYVINPATYTKHRSFIRVNLDPRDMTIKGNQPRGIDVPRTVMEALWQYVLDRRYQHESISGQRQSVLFLTESGQPYANDGAAFLGIVKKAGEVAGIPYLNVHILRHTYATHTLYAMMQSKAQTHALLYVRDRLGHASVTTTEKYLHCLSELEDALMNDYQSEIDLISREIGDA; from the coding sequence ATGGACCTCTTCTTCAGCACGAACAAATTCAAACTCAACGGCCTAAGCTACCCAGGCTTTCCAATTCTTGTTTCCGCAGAGGGAAAGGTTGTTGAGGAAGCGCTGGACTTTTGCATCGCGCACCTGATCAAGCGCGGAAGGGTCCAATCCAAAAAATCGTGGATCACCTATGGGAAAGCGCTGTATCAATTCTTCGGTTGGTGTGAGGTGAATGGCATTGACTGGCGTGATGTGGGCAATGATCGAGAAGCAACGATTCTGGCAGAGTTCCGCGACTGGAACCTAAGTCCCGAGGGGGGAAGTCTTGCCGCGGCAACAGTTAATGCACGACTACGACTCCTCTGCGCCTTCTATCGGTATGCCGCCAACACTGGTTGGGTGACGACTGTTCCGTATGCCATGGAAACAGTCACGGTGAGACAACCGAAAGGGTTCCTGGCTCACGTCGATGCGAGTGGTGGTAAGCACACAAGCCCAGACATCATGCTGAAGACGCCCCGAACCGTCATTCGGGTGTTGAGCAAGCACCAGTCGGTTGATCTCCTGAACGCCATCACCAATCCCACGCACAAGTTGATCGTTAGATTAGCGCTCACGACAGGGCTGCGCCGAGAGGAACTTGCAACGTTTCCGCTGAAATACGTTATAAATCCGGCGACTTACACCAAGCACCGCTCTTTCATCCGGGTCAATCTTGATCCACGCGACATGACCATCAAAGGCAATCAGCCCAGAGGGATCGACGTGCCCCGCACCGTAATGGAAGCCCTCTGGCAATACGTCCTGGACCGTCGCTACCAGCATGAGAGCATTTCGGGGCAGCGCCAGTCCGTTTTGTTCCTGACGGAATCCGGCCAACCTTACGCGAACGACGGGGCAGCCTTCCTGGGTATTGTGAAGAAGGCTGGAGAGGTTGCCGGTATTCCTTACCTCAACGTCCATATCCTGCGCCATACCTACGCCACGCACACGCTGTACGCAATGATGCAATCCAAGGCCCAGACGCATGCCTTGCTGTATGTTCGCGACCGACTGGGCCATGCCTCGGTCACAACCACCGAGAAATATCTGCACTGCCTCTCAGAACTTGAGGATGCGCTGATGAACGACTACCAGAGTGAAATCGACCTCATCAGCAGGGAGATTGGCGATGCCTAG
- a CDS encoding HD-GYP domain-containing protein codes for MQQDFATSVSAEALTEVPVSALRIGMYVADLDRPWLETPFLLEGLLITTEAELETLRRHCRRVYVSVERSAQDVKGAASPVPGAFRAPAGFRHPMERELPRARRDYVEAKQLVTRLLSDQQNWHRNMPQVKETIQHFAKSIIANPNALMWLTRIKHKNEYTAEHCLNVGVLAMIFAQHLGYPQARIEELGLAGMLHDVGKMRVDPAILEKPGKLTAQEYQQVKAHVLEGYAMLAEDPTLSDEVKTASRDHHERINGEGYPYGKTGNELGQAAKIIAIIDAYDAITSERVYSEARPPDEALRILYQARNQHFDEALVVSFIECIGIYPPGAIVELNNGMIGIVISKEPGQRLRPRIRILLDEHKTPIAEMTVDLSREELPDDSPLKIRRVLPPGSHGISMETVMRLLL; via the coding sequence ATGCAGCAGGACTTTGCGACTAGCGTGTCGGCCGAGGCACTGACCGAAGTACCGGTATCTGCGCTGCGCATCGGGATGTACGTGGCCGATCTGGATCGCCCCTGGCTCGAGACGCCCTTCCTGCTCGAGGGGCTGCTGATCACCACGGAGGCAGAGCTCGAGACGCTCAGGCGTCACTGTCGACGGGTCTACGTTTCGGTGGAACGCTCCGCCCAGGACGTCAAGGGCGCAGCCTCGCCCGTGCCTGGCGCATTCCGCGCGCCGGCTGGCTTTCGCCACCCCATGGAACGGGAACTGCCTCGCGCCCGCCGGGACTACGTCGAGGCCAAGCAACTGGTCACCCGGCTGCTGTCGGACCAGCAGAACTGGCATCGCAACATGCCCCAGGTCAAGGAGACGATCCAGCACTTCGCAAAATCCATCATCGCCAACCCCAATGCCCTGATGTGGCTGACCCGCATCAAGCACAAGAACGAGTACACCGCCGAGCATTGCCTGAACGTCGGCGTACTGGCGATGATCTTCGCCCAACACCTCGGCTACCCTCAGGCCAGGATCGAGGAGCTCGGTCTCGCCGGCATGCTGCATGACGTCGGCAAGATGCGGGTCGATCCCGCCATCCTCGAGAAGCCGGGCAAGCTGACGGCACAGGAGTATCAGCAGGTCAAGGCGCATGTGCTGGAAGGCTATGCCATGCTGGCCGAGGACCCCACTCTTTCGGACGAAGTGAAGACCGCCAGCCGGGACCATCACGAGCGCATCAACGGCGAAGGCTACCCTTACGGCAAGACCGGGAACGAGCTCGGCCAGGCCGCCAAGATCATCGCCATCATCGATGCCTACGATGCCATCACCAGCGAGCGGGTCTACAGCGAGGCCCGCCCCCCCGACGAGGCCCTGCGCATCCTCTATCAGGCGCGCAACCAGCACTTCGACGAAGCCCTGGTCGTAAGCTTCATCGAATGCATCGGCATCTACCCCCCCGGCGCCATCGTCGAACTCAACAATGGCATGATCGGCATCGTGATCTCCAAGGAGCCAGGGCAGCGCCTGCGGCCTCGTATCCGGATCCTGCTCGACGAGCACAAAACGCCGATTGCCGAGATGACGGTCGACCTGTCTCGGGAGGAGCTGCCGGACGACTCGCCCCTCAAGATCCGTCGCGTGCTACCGCCCGGCAGTCATGGCATCTCGATGGAAACCGTGATGCGGCTATTGCTCTGA
- a CDS encoding tyrosine-type recombinase/integrase: protein MNEVRFRAEQMKSLQAIEAGAFNPHAVLTGMRLEDGSYQVLSYCGDDVVTLPDSLFTAGTSNSQKLLNFLRVPLAFRETFKTCVTSYILKGIEGSSPPKGNTIRQFFYQAIAFLIWLNDRGVSRLSNVTPLICQQYVEFCKELKGHKGEPLSGSYLNRRFVAVKNLHILSQQSSDSMPYPWQESSAYKLAGQSKLFHQEAKTEIIPDDILGSLLQSTVDWLDQADDIISVRERVEAWLLEGMSRKPIQARLNKLGWTKSELSEAERHLQTACMSIVLITSGIRVSELCSLENQCAFKTLDEEGDSFHWMRGTSYKTGVRDCEWLVAEITHRALVVAERLAQPLQANLEQRISALRTDNPKDVDIPQLREHSHRLFLAVGKKHKYGIETLSISSVIKRLNTFASQCGLEWRFTPHQFRRTFAVYAAHSAFGDLRYLRDHFKHWSLDMTTLYAMSRQQDADLYDSIGLAAQSIKMDLLEHWLEPDSILVGGGADPIQAFRTKNEALATKEGRAEMAKTISPLVHLRATGVAWCTADTGGCNGGQGIEKTRCADCGNAVIDESRKFVWQEIYSQQLELRDLTDIGPGGTERVERDIERCEVVLKGLGATGEDLADVAT from the coding sequence ATGAACGAAGTCAGGTTCCGCGCCGAGCAGATGAAATCCCTCCAAGCCATCGAGGCAGGGGCCTTCAACCCGCACGCTGTTCTTACCGGGATGCGGCTGGAAGATGGCAGCTACCAGGTTCTGAGCTATTGTGGCGATGATGTCGTGACTCTCCCTGATAGTCTTTTCACTGCTGGGACAAGTAACAGCCAAAAACTATTAAACTTCTTGCGGGTGCCGCTGGCGTTTCGAGAAACATTCAAGACCTGCGTGACGTCTTACATACTGAAAGGAATTGAAGGAAGTTCCCCGCCCAAAGGAAATACGATTCGTCAATTTTTCTATCAGGCGATAGCTTTTCTTATCTGGCTTAATGATCGGGGAGTATCCCGGCTGAGCAATGTGACACCACTGATCTGCCAACAGTATGTGGAGTTCTGCAAAGAGCTAAAGGGTCATAAGGGAGAACCGCTTTCAGGTTCATACTTGAACCGGCGTTTTGTGGCTGTAAAAAACCTCCACATCCTCAGCCAACAGTCCAGTGACTCCATGCCTTACCCTTGGCAGGAATCGTCAGCATATAAACTTGCGGGGCAGAGTAAACTTTTTCACCAAGAAGCTAAGACTGAAATCATCCCGGATGACATCTTGGGATCGCTGCTCCAGTCGACAGTGGACTGGCTGGACCAGGCCGATGACATCATCAGTGTCCGCGAGCGAGTTGAAGCGTGGCTATTAGAGGGTATGAGCCGGAAGCCCATCCAAGCACGCTTGAATAAGCTGGGTTGGACAAAAAGTGAGTTGAGCGAAGCGGAGAGACACCTGCAAACTGCGTGTATGAGCATCGTCCTGATTACCAGCGGTATCCGCGTATCTGAACTGTGCTCACTGGAAAATCAATGCGCCTTCAAAACTCTGGATGAAGAGGGTGACTCCTTTCACTGGATGCGTGGAACCTCCTACAAGACGGGCGTAAGAGACTGCGAGTGGCTGGTGGCCGAGATTACTCACCGCGCCCTTGTCGTGGCTGAGCGCCTTGCGCAACCGCTACAAGCGAATCTGGAGCAGCGTATTTCAGCCCTGCGAACCGACAATCCGAAAGACGTCGACATACCCCAGCTGCGGGAGCATAGCCATCGCTTGTTCCTGGCTGTGGGAAAGAAACATAAATACGGGATTGAAACGCTTTCAATCAGTTCTGTCATTAAGCGCCTCAATACATTTGCTTCCCAGTGCGGGCTGGAATGGCGCTTTACGCCGCATCAGTTTCGTCGCACCTTCGCGGTCTACGCCGCTCACAGTGCCTTTGGAGACCTTCGCTACCTACGGGATCATTTCAAGCACTGGTCGCTAGACATGACCACGCTGTACGCCATGTCCCGGCAACAGGATGCCGATCTTTACGATAGCATCGGCCTAGCCGCACAGAGCATCAAAATGGATCTCCTGGAGCACTGGCTAGAACCTGATTCGATCCTGGTGGGTGGTGGTGCCGACCCGATCCAGGCCTTCCGCACGAAAAACGAGGCGCTTGCCACCAAGGAAGGGCGCGCTGAGATGGCCAAAACAATCAGCCCCTTGGTTCACCTGCGGGCCACCGGCGTCGCGTGGTGTACCGCCGACACTGGAGGCTGTAACGGCGGCCAGGGTATCGAGAAGACACGTTGTGCAGACTGTGGCAATGCCGTCATCGATGAATCACGCAAGTTCGTGTGGCAAGAGATCTATTCCCAGCAGCTCGAATTGCGTGATCTCACAGATATTGGGCCCGGAGGCACCGAGCGGGTCGAACGTGACATAGAACGCTGCGAGGTGGTCCTGAAGGGGCTTGGAGCAACCGGAGAGGACTTGGCTGATGTCGCAACCTGA
- the betT gene encoding choline BCCT transporter BetT, whose translation MAQDMKATPRRDRLNPVVFLGSAAGILLFLIFTMTFTEKAGAFFDAGLAWINDTFGWYYMLAAVAYLVFVVVIGFSRAGSIRLGPDHSRPEFSLLSWASMLFAAGIGIDLLFFCVAEPLSHYLTPPDMAPESAAALRQAVPQTFFHWGLTGWGMYVLMGMALAYFSYRHRLPLAIRSALYPLLGNRINGPIGNAVDITAVISTVFGIATSLGIGVIQLNYGLTFLFDVPESLTTQVVLIVLVVILATISVVTGVEKGIRRLSEFNMLLATALLLFVLFQGQTLHLLDALVMNAGDYLSGFLAKSFDTYAFAGDDAQQWMGWWTIFFWGWWIAWTPFVGLFLARISRGRTIREFVTGALLIPLGFMMAWMSIFGNSGIEMVANQGLVELGKEALATPQTTIYTFLEQYPYIGITASVVTVLGIVFFITSADSGALVLANFTTILSDVNHDAPIRLRIFWSAVIGLITIALLMAGGLNALQSAVVITALPFSLVIFAIMAGLTRALRLETHKADARQQVAGGTHQGDWRERLDRALDTANRAGTAATIEHAIRPALTQLAEELKGRGQAAHVSETQVEGEPLPRLTLQVDLEEAPSFVYEVRSQRLPTPSFLQVDDDYYLRLDVYLAEGALGQDLNGCTRNQVMHDVLAEYERHLQFLSTAGEAGAVPAMPGSVGDMETMPSAN comes from the coding sequence ATGGCGCAAGACATGAAAGCCACCCCACGACGGGATCGTCTCAATCCCGTCGTCTTCCTCGGATCGGCGGCCGGCATCCTGCTGTTCCTGATCTTCACCATGACCTTCACCGAGAAGGCCGGCGCCTTCTTCGATGCGGGTCTGGCATGGATCAACGACACCTTCGGCTGGTACTACATGCTGGCCGCCGTGGCCTACCTGGTCTTCGTGGTGGTGATCGGCTTCTCCCGGGCCGGCTCGATCCGCCTGGGGCCCGACCACTCGCGGCCGGAATTCTCGCTGCTGTCCTGGGCCTCCATGCTGTTCGCCGCCGGCATCGGCATCGACCTGCTGTTCTTCTGCGTGGCCGAGCCGCTGTCGCACTACCTCACGCCGCCCGACATGGCGCCGGAGAGTGCCGCGGCCCTGCGCCAGGCCGTTCCCCAGACCTTCTTCCACTGGGGCCTGACCGGCTGGGGCATGTACGTGCTGATGGGCATGGCACTGGCCTACTTCAGCTATCGTCATCGCCTGCCGCTGGCCATCCGCAGCGCCCTCTACCCGCTGCTCGGTAACCGTATCAACGGCCCGATCGGTAACGCGGTCGATATCACCGCCGTGATCTCCACCGTGTTCGGTATCGCCACCAGCCTCGGCATCGGCGTGATCCAGCTCAACTACGGCCTGACCTTCCTGTTCGATGTACCGGAGAGCCTGACGACTCAGGTCGTGCTGATCGTGCTGGTCGTGATCCTCGCCACCATCTCCGTGGTGACCGGGGTCGAGAAAGGCATCCGCCGCCTCTCCGAGTTCAACATGCTGCTGGCCACCGCGCTGCTGCTGTTCGTGCTCTTCCAGGGCCAGACCCTGCACCTGCTCGACGCCCTGGTAATGAATGCCGGCGACTACCTGAGCGGCTTCCTCGCCAAGAGCTTCGACACCTATGCCTTCGCCGGCGACGATGCCCAGCAGTGGATGGGTTGGTGGACGATCTTCTTCTGGGGCTGGTGGATCGCCTGGACGCCGTTCGTCGGCCTGTTCCTGGCGCGCATTTCCCGTGGCCGCACCATCCGTGAGTTCGTCACCGGTGCCCTGCTGATCCCGCTCGGCTTCATGATGGCCTGGATGTCGATCTTCGGTAACAGCGGCATCGAGATGGTCGCCAACCAGGGCCTGGTCGAACTGGGCAAGGAGGCACTGGCCACCCCGCAGACCACCATCTACACCTTCCTCGAGCAGTACCCGTACATCGGCATCACCGCCTCGGTGGTCACCGTGCTGGGGATCGTGTTCTTCATCACCTCCGCCGATTCCGGCGCCCTAGTACTGGCGAACTTCACCACCATCCTGTCGGACGTGAACCATGATGCGCCGATCCGCCTGCGTATCTTCTGGTCCGCGGTAATCGGCCTGATCACCATCGCCCTGCTGATGGCCGGCGGCCTCAACGCCCTGCAGAGTGCCGTGGTGATCACCGCCCTGCCCTTCTCGCTGGTGATCTTCGCCATCATGGCCGGCCTGACCCGCGCCCTGCGCCTGGAGACGCACAAGGCCGATGCCCGCCAGCAGGTTGCCGGTGGCACCCACCAGGGCGACTGGCGCGAGCGCCTCGACCGGGCACTGGATACCGCCAACCGGGCCGGCACCGCGGCAACCATCGAGCACGCCATCCGCCCGGCACTGACCCAGCTCGCCGAGGAGCTAAAGGGCCGTGGCCAGGCCGCCCACGTCAGCGAGACCCAGGTCGAGGGTGAACCGCTGCCGCGCCTGACCCTGCAGGTCGACCTCGAGGAGGCGCCAAGCTTCGTCTACGAGGTGCGCTCCCAGCGTCTGCCCACCCCGAGCTTCCTCCAGGTGGATGACGACTACTACCTGCGCCTGGACGTCTACCTGGCCGAAGGGGCCCTGGGCCAGGATCTCAACGGCTGCACCCGCAACCAGGTGATGCATGACGTGCTCGCCGAGTACGAGCGCCACCTGCAGTTCCTGAGCACGGCCGGGGAAGCCGGTGCCGTGCCGGCGATGCCGGGCTCGGTCGGCGACATGGAGACCATGCCCAGCGCCAACTAA